The Methanomassiliicoccus luminyensis B10 sequence TATCCATGCAGGGGGTATTTTGACTTTTTATTATCCCATATAACATTCCAATTAAAATCACCAGCAACAATTGTGTTATCGCCCAATACTTCTTGGTTCAACCGTAATCCCCTCCACACTTGTGCAACGTATCGATTTTGCACATCTTCTCTATCATTCATGGCCCAGAAATTAATGATTTTAATGCCGCCCACTTTTATTCCTAAAACATGTCTGACTCTCTCAGTATGCAACTTCATTTCTTCAAATTCATATTGCTTCTTTATGAATGTGGCTAATCCTTTATTTTTATTATCGCCTACCCATATGGAATTATAGCTATCAGTTAACTGTGTCAGTCTTTCAGGCTTCTCGCATTCTTGGATCAGCATTATGTCTGGATTCATTAGATTGAGTAATAAATCGAATTTATCTCTAAAGACCATGTTACAGTTCCATGTAACAATCCGCATGAAGTCCCTCAGTCAAGCCTAATCACTATGAAAGTTATGGAATGCAGTCACTTGCCGTTCTTTTTCCGTGATTGAACCGCCTT is a genomic window containing:
- a CDS encoding endonuclease/exonuclease/phosphatase family protein, translating into MRIVTWNCNMVFRDKFDLLLNLMNPDIMLIQECEKPERLTQLTDSYNSIWVGDNKNKGLATFIKKQYEFEEMKLHTERVRHVLGIKVGGIKIINFWAMNDREDVQNRYVAQVWRGLRLNQEVLGDNTIVAGDFNWNVIWDNKKSKYPLHGYLSDVVDYCNNRNIKSAYHFINNEKFGKELQSTFFMYRNENKKYHTDYIFASAGILAHKQEFKIGHYDDWRALSDHIPILLDF